A region from the Gemmatimonadaceae bacterium genome encodes:
- the ilvA gene encoding threonine ammonia-lyase, protein MLTLTLDDFVQTRARIAPHIKHTPLLTSQQLSDVTGFDVRLKAELFQRVGSYKIRGPLNKFALMSDEDKRRGVVCSSAGNHAQGVALAARIHGIRAVVCMATNATPAKIAATKAYGAEVVLHGQIWDEANEKAKELVRDEGLTYVHPFDDAQLIAGQGTLGLEIVQDWPNVDAVVVPIGGGGLISGVSMAVKGHNPKIRVIGVESSDGPAMQRSVEAGRLETIDCNTIIDGLRVRRVGELNLSVVQRFVDEIVTLPDREIFEAMIWVMERCKLVVEGAAAAPVGALLHGLVKLPKGSRVVAVLSGGNVNLDQLRGLNWN, encoded by the coding sequence ATGCTGACGCTGACGCTCGACGATTTCGTCCAAACCCGCGCGCGCATCGCGCCGCACATCAAGCACACGCCGCTCTTGACGTCGCAGCAGTTGAGCGACGTGACCGGCTTCGACGTTCGGCTCAAGGCCGAGCTCTTTCAACGCGTCGGCTCGTACAAGATTCGCGGGCCGCTCAACAAGTTCGCGTTGATGTCGGACGAGGACAAACGGCGCGGCGTGGTCTGCTCGTCGGCGGGCAACCACGCGCAGGGCGTGGCGCTCGCCGCGCGCATTCACGGGATTCGAGCGGTCGTCTGCATGGCAACGAACGCCACGCCGGCCAAGATCGCCGCAACAAAGGCATATGGCGCCGAGGTCGTGCTGCACGGCCAGATATGGGATGAAGCGAATGAGAAGGCCAAAGAACTTGTCCGCGACGAAGGGCTCACCTACGTGCACCCGTTCGACGACGCGCAGCTCATCGCGGGGCAGGGTACGCTCGGCCTCGAGATCGTACAGGATTGGCCGAACGTGGACGCCGTGGTCGTGCCGATCGGCGGCGGGGGATTGATCTCCGGCGTGTCGATGGCGGTGAAGGGACACAATCCGAAGATCCGCGTGATCGGCGTCGAGTCATCCGATGGTCCGGCGATGCAGCGCAGCGTCGAAGCGGGCAGGCTCGAGACGATCGACTGCAACACGATCATCGACGGCCTCCGCGTGCGACGCGTCGGCGAACTGAATCTCTCGGTCGTCCAGCGCTTCGTCGACGAGATCGTCACCCTCCCCGATCGCGAGATCTTCGAGGCGATGATCTGGGTGATGGAGCGGTGCAAGCTCGTCGTCGAGGGCGCGGCGGCGGCGCCGGTCGGCGCGCTGCTGCACGGGCTCGTGAAGCTGCCAAAGGGATCGCGCGTGGTCGCCGTACTATCGGGCGGCAACGTCAATCTCGATCAGCTTCGCGGGTTGAACTGGAACTAG
- a CDS encoding YhjD/YihY/BrkB family envelope integrity protein translates to MSSSVSAGETGGEGGARRSPIGEFVWTARDYIKRVWDNSGEDNVLFLAGGIAFNILLAALPFLLLLAAGITFILPIVYAGSIDSTDQIGVFLDRLLPAHVETNSPVHRLINDLLSARRSITIYSAIGFVWFSTRLFGSLRTVLASVFDIETERGIIAGKVFDVKITIVSTLLFVASVTVTTYVGLASHALVSVGLRTDVLSGVDYWVGRVLGFAFLALMFYALYKFLPIRRVTTASAWVAAGFTSVCFEGARILFANYTRSFNPGGMYRGTLTAIVFVVVWCYYAALIFILGGEVGQVYELRRVRRLQREVLTD, encoded by the coding sequence TTGTCCTCGAGCGTAAGCGCGGGAGAGACGGGGGGCGAAGGCGGGGCTCGTCGCTCTCCGATTGGTGAGTTTGTCTGGACCGCCCGCGACTACATAAAGCGGGTCTGGGACAACAGCGGTGAGGACAACGTGCTGTTCCTCGCCGGCGGGATCGCGTTCAACATTCTGCTCGCCGCGCTGCCGTTCCTGTTGCTCCTCGCGGCGGGCATCACGTTCATCCTGCCGATCGTGTACGCCGGGTCGATCGACTCGACCGACCAGATCGGCGTCTTCCTCGACCGCCTGCTCCCGGCGCATGTCGAGACCAATTCGCCGGTCCACAGGCTGATCAACGACCTGCTGAGCGCGCGCAGGTCGATCACGATCTACAGCGCCATCGGCTTCGTGTGGTTCTCCACGCGGCTGTTCGGATCGCTGCGCACTGTGCTGGCGAGCGTGTTCGACATCGAGACGGAGCGCGGCATCATCGCCGGCAAGGTGTTCGACGTGAAGATCACCATCGTGTCGACGCTCTTGTTCGTGGCGAGCGTCACGGTCACGACGTACGTCGGTCTCGCGTCGCACGCGCTCGTGTCGGTGGGGCTGCGCACCGACGTGTTGAGCGGCGTCGACTACTGGGTGGGCCGCGTCCTCGGCTTCGCGTTCCTCGCCCTGATGTTCTACGCGCTCTACAAGTTTCTGCCCATCCGCCGCGTCACGACGGCGTCGGCGTGGGTTGCCGCGGGGTTCACGAGCGTCTGCTTCGAGGGAGCGCGCATCCTCTTCGCGAACTACACGCGGAGCTTCAACCCCGGCGGCATGTACAGGGGGACGCTCACCGCGATCGTGTTCGTCGTCGTCTGGTGTTACTACGCGGCGCTCATCTTCATACTGGGGGGGGAGGTCGGACAAGTATACGAGTTGAGGAGAGTGCGGAGGTTGCAGCGTGAGGTTTTGACAGACTAA
- a CDS encoding roadblock/LC7 domain-containing protein, whose translation MAPSVSASWSFTEDDFGAITKALDRFLVDCNARCALLVDRTGQLIATVGERPTFDPTAFATLTAADFSANDQLAKLIGENDFNSLFHQGEKESMYLADIARRVILVVLFDNRTTLGLVRLKLRQTVGELSQLFETVFTRSAQAAGPSILAGADDEIDKLFQ comes from the coding sequence ATGGCCCCTTCCGTGAGCGCCAGTTGGTCGTTCACCGAAGATGATTTTGGCGCGATCACGAAGGCCCTCGACCGGTTTCTCGTTGACTGCAACGCGCGGTGCGCGCTGCTCGTCGACCGGACGGGCCAACTGATCGCGACGGTTGGCGAGCGCCCGACGTTCGATCCGACCGCGTTCGCGACCCTCACCGCCGCCGATTTCAGCGCTAACGATCAACTCGCGAAGCTGATCGGCGAGAACGACTTCAACTCGCTGTTCCATCAAGGCGAGAAGGAGTCGATGTATCTCGCCGACATCGCCCGCCGCGTCATCCTCGTCGTGCTGTTCGACAATCGAACCACGCTCGGCTTGGTGCGGCTCAAGCTTCGCCAAACCGTCGGAGAGCTTTCACAGTTGTTCGAAACCGTATTCACGCGGAGCGCGCAAGCGGCCGGACCCAGCATCCTGGCCGGCGCCGACGACGAAATCGACAAGCTGTTTCAATAG
- a CDS encoding YtxH domain-containing protein, which translates to MSRRDFEDNDPYVVIEQRSTSVMPFIVGLALGAGVALLFAPKSGEETRRDLKRRAIRARKLAERKAQELGDTVNETYQDARRRVEDTIDSAKDAVELKRRQVSRAVEAGRAAARDAVDAGRAAAHDAREDLENRLATTKAAYTAGVKAAKRAHDTGADEPVEG; encoded by the coding sequence ATGTCACGCCGAGACTTCGAAGACAACGATCCGTACGTGGTGATCGAGCAGCGCTCGACGAGCGTGATGCCGTTCATCGTCGGGCTGGCGCTCGGCGCCGGCGTCGCGCTCCTGTTCGCGCCGAAATCCGGCGAGGAAACGCGTCGCGACCTCAAGCGACGCGCCATCCGCGCGCGCAAGCTCGCCGAGCGAAAGGCGCAGGAGCTGGGCGATACGGTCAACGAGACGTATCAGGACGCGCGCCGCCGCGTCGAAGACACGATCGACAGCGCGAAGGACGCGGTCGAGCTCAAGCGCCGGCAGGTTTCGCGCGCCGTCGAGGCGGGCCGCGCGGCCGCTCGCGACGCGGTCGACGCCGGTCGCGCTGCGGCGCACGACGCGCGTGAGGATCTGGAGAACCGGCTCGCCACGACGAAGGCCGCGTACACCGCGGGCGTGAAAGCGGCGAAGCGCGCGCACGACACGGGGGCCGACGAGCCGGTCGAGGGCTGA
- a CDS encoding GntG family PLP-dependent aldolase, translating into MNEFAGFAHRRDIPSMPIDLRSDTVTKPTPGMRAAMAVADVGDDERDGDPTTRRLEERVAKMLGKEDSLFFPSGVMANQAAVWLLAPRATEVLADVDAHIVHSEIAGVAALAGAQILAVVPDGAGRVMSADDLRRAFRPRSRYYPAPGLVCVENTHNGAGGVIVPLGDLCEMCAIAREHGIPVHLDGARLWNASIASGVSLPELAAPADTVMVDLSKGLGAPIGAMLAGTREAMERAWTARKLFGGAMRQSGILAAAALYALDHQLARLADDHANARDMAEALQGIPGVEIVSPDTNIVMVDLLAGQSVADLAASAKEHGVLVSEWSSTRIRLVTHIDVSADDCRRAATVLRSALTRGH; encoded by the coding sequence ATGAACGAATTCGCGGGTTTCGCGCACCGACGCGATATTCCGTCGATGCCGATCGACCTGCGAAGCGACACGGTCACGAAGCCGACGCCGGGAATGCGCGCCGCGATGGCCGTGGCCGATGTCGGCGACGACGAGCGCGACGGCGATCCGACGACTCGCCGCCTCGAGGAGCGCGTCGCCAAGATGCTGGGCAAAGAGGATTCGCTCTTCTTTCCGAGCGGTGTGATGGCGAACCAGGCGGCCGTGTGGCTGCTCGCGCCGCGAGCCACCGAGGTGTTGGCCGACGTCGACGCGCACATCGTGCACAGCGAGATCGCCGGCGTCGCGGCATTGGCGGGGGCGCAGATTCTCGCCGTCGTGCCCGACGGGGCGGGACGGGTCATGTCGGCGGACGATTTGCGGCGTGCCTTTCGGCCGCGCTCGCGATACTATCCCGCGCCGGGACTGGTATGCGTCGAGAACACGCACAACGGCGCCGGCGGCGTGATCGTCCCGCTCGGCGACCTCTGTGAGATGTGCGCGATCGCGCGCGAGCACGGAATTCCCGTTCACCTCGACGGCGCACGGCTGTGGAACGCGAGCATCGCGAGCGGCGTGTCGCTCCCCGAGTTGGCCGCGCCGGCGGATACCGTGATGGTCGACCTGTCGAAGGGGCTGGGCGCGCCGATCGGCGCGATGCTCGCCGGGACGCGCGAGGCCATGGAGCGGGCCTGGACCGCGCGCAAGTTGTTCGGCGGCGCGATGCGTCAGTCCGGCATCCTCGCGGCGGCGGCGCTCTACGCGCTCGATCATCAGCTGGCGCGTCTCGCCGACGATCACGCCAACGCGCGCGACATGGCGGAGGCGCTCCAAGGCATTCCCGGCGTCGAGATCGTTTCGCCGGACACCAACATCGTGATGGTGGACCTGCTCGCGGGACAGTCGGTGGCCGACCTGGCCGCCTCGGCGAAGGAACACGGAGTGCTCGTTTCCGAATGGAGCTCGACTCGAATTCGGCTGGTGACGCACATCGACGTGAGCGCGGACGATTGCCGCCGCGCGGCGACCGTGCTGCGTTCGGCCCTCACGCGTGGACACTGA
- the dnaX gene encoding DNA polymerase III subunit gamma/tau: MSNPLSFFASRGCTPHTALRTRPLSLALARKYRPKKFADVAVQSHVSSTLKGAIARGRVAHGYLLCGPRGVGKTTLARVLAMALNCERRADPSLDGEPCGECTSCTRIWSGAASLDVVEIDAASNRGVDDARDLRERAMYAPSGVDHHKVYIVDEAHMLTKDAWNALLKILEEPPPRVVFVFATTEPQKIAQSAAPVLSRLQRFDFKRIGAAEIRDRLSHVLAEEKISSEPEALASIARAADGSMRDALSLTDQVLSMGDGRVTADRVRDALGLVAEDEFVALIDIIADRRAADVFPAVSRLADAGIDFGGFLNGLAETLRSLLTVALGGAATEVSERGREALEARRDRIATSDLLRMLQLITEIEPRFKKSGQQQLLVETLLVRFALMDRAVDIEGLIRSIGSGAGDGGSGGSSSGGSSMRPQSTPSPTSRRDARVDAAAAPTPSAAPTPRPVTPSPSPRPSARADGPAVRAELADAAPVALRGEWMEMVAVAGPDGKMAGVVPLEMSKLTSHWDSVVHRLRASKPMLATALSHALPAAVTANGVVTIELDEPNDIYAHAINTARGEIVAALRERFVGVDRVELRRDEQAVAAPPKRLTDEMVRAERVAALRKRDPVLDAAIEALDLDVAD; encoded by the coding sequence TTGTCCAACCCGCTCTCGTTCTTCGCGTCTCGCGGCTGTACTCCGCACACCGCCCTCCGCACTCGGCCATTGTCACTCGCGCTCGCCAGGAAGTACCGCCCAAAAAAGTTCGCCGACGTCGCCGTGCAGTCGCACGTGTCGTCGACGCTCAAGGGCGCGATCGCGCGTGGCCGCGTGGCGCACGGCTATCTGCTCTGCGGGCCGCGCGGTGTCGGCAAGACGACGCTCGCCCGAGTGCTGGCGATGGCGCTCAACTGCGAGAGGCGGGCTGATCCGTCGCTCGACGGCGAGCCGTGCGGTGAATGCACGTCGTGCACGCGCATCTGGAGCGGCGCGGCGAGTCTCGACGTCGTCGAGATCGACGCGGCGTCCAACCGCGGCGTCGACGACGCACGCGATCTGCGCGAGCGCGCCATGTACGCCCCGTCCGGTGTCGACCACCACAAGGTCTACATCGTCGACGAAGCCCACATGCTCACGAAGGATGCGTGGAACGCCCTCCTCAAGATTCTCGAGGAGCCGCCGCCGCGTGTCGTCTTCGTCTTCGCGACGACCGAGCCGCAAAAGATCGCCCAGTCGGCCGCGCCGGTCTTGAGCCGTCTGCAGCGATTCGACTTCAAGCGCATCGGTGCCGCGGAGATTCGCGACCGGCTCTCGCACGTGCTAGCCGAAGAGAAAATTTCATCCGAACCCGAAGCCCTCGCGTCGATCGCGCGCGCGGCCGACGGGTCGATGCGCGATGCGCTGAGTCTCACCGACCAGGTGCTTTCGATGGGCGACGGCCGCGTCACGGCCGATCGCGTCCGCGACGCGCTCGGTCTGGTCGCCGAAGACGAATTCGTCGCGCTCATCGACATCATCGCCGATCGGCGCGCGGCCGACGTGTTTCCCGCGGTGTCGCGACTCGCCGATGCGGGCATCGACTTCGGCGGTTTCCTCAACGGGCTCGCCGAGACGCTTCGGTCGCTGCTCACCGTCGCCCTCGGCGGTGCGGCGACGGAAGTGTCCGAGCGCGGGCGCGAAGCGCTCGAGGCTCGGCGCGACCGCATCGCCACGTCCGACTTGCTGCGCATGCTCCAGCTCATCACCGAGATCGAGCCGCGCTTCAAGAAGAGCGGCCAACAACAATTGCTCGTCGAGACGCTGCTCGTCCGGTTCGCCCTGATGGATCGCGCGGTCGACATTGAAGGATTGATCCGGTCGATCGGCAGCGGCGCCGGCGACGGCGGTTCAGGTGGCTCGAGCTCCGGCGGTTCATCCATGCGGCCGCAGTCGACTCCGTCGCCGACTTCGCGCCGTGACGCACGCGTTGACGCAGCGGCCGCGCCGACGCCGAGTGCCGCTCCCACGCCGCGGCCGGTCACACCGTCGCCGTCTCCGCGCCCCAGCGCTCGCGCCGACGGACCAGCCGTTCGAGCCGAACTCGCGGACGCGGCGCCCGTTGCGCTCCGTGGGGAGTGGATGGAGATGGTCGCGGTGGCCGGACCCGACGGGAAAATGGCGGGCGTCGTACCGCTCGAGATGAGTAAGCTCACGTCGCACTGGGATTCGGTCGTGCATCGCCTGCGCGCGTCGAAGCCGATGCTCGCGACCGCGCTCTCGCATGCGCTGCCCGCCGCGGTCACGGCGAACGGTGTCGTCACGATCGAGCTCGACGAGCCGAACGACATCTACGCGCACGCCATCAACACCGCGCGCGGCGAGATCGTTGCCGCATTGCGCGAGAGGTTCGTCGGCGTCGACCGTGTCGAATTGCGGCGGGATGAACAGGCCGTCGCCGCGCCGCCCAAGCGGCTGACGGACGAGATGGTGCGTGCCGAGCGCGTGGCTGCTCTCAGGAAGCGCGACCCGGTGCTCGACGCCGCGATCGAGGCGCTGGACCTCGACGTGGCTGATTGA
- a CDS encoding CDP-alcohol phosphatidyltransferase family protein — MNLPNALTVGRIVATPLIATLPLANSWGLRLTAFVLFVIAAVTDYIDGYLARSRKEETDLGRLLDPLADKLLLVATLIPMYLLAPHLPFVTPLGLMGLPLWVVLVVLGRELFMTLFRQAAARRGVVIAAIGPAKWKTAIQLFWQGCAYCWFFAVALKEAQSWRGELWEAFAMFNGTVGWLAMIVAVALTIFSLAIYLRSFGSIFSTVPQK, encoded by the coding sequence ATGAATCTGCCGAACGCCCTCACGGTTGGCCGCATCGTCGCGACGCCGCTCATTGCGACGCTGCCGCTGGCAAACTCTTGGGGGCTTCGTCTCACGGCGTTCGTTCTCTTCGTCATCGCGGCCGTCACCGACTACATCGACGGATATCTCGCGCGTTCGCGCAAAGAGGAAACCGACCTCGGCCGACTTCTCGATCCGCTCGCCGACAAGCTGCTCCTCGTCGCGACGCTGATCCCGATGTACTTGCTCGCGCCGCATCTCCCGTTCGTTACGCCGCTCGGCTTGATGGGCCTCCCGTTGTGGGTCGTGTTGGTCGTGCTTGGGCGAGAGCTGTTCATGACGCTCTTTCGGCAAGCGGCGGCGCGGCGCGGCGTGGTGATCGCCGCGATCGGCCCGGCGAAGTGGAAGACGGCGATTCAGCTGTTCTGGCAAGGATGCGCCTACTGTTGGTTCTTCGCCGTGGCGCTCAAAGAAGCACAGTCGTGGCGCGGCGAATTGTGGGAAGCGTTCGCCATGTTCAACGGCACCGTCGGATGGCTCGCGATGATCGTCGCCGTGGCGCTCACGATCTTTTCGCTCGCGATCTACTTGCGCAGCTTCGGGAGCATTTTTTCCACCGTCCCTCAAAAATGA
- the recR gene encoding recombination mediator RecR: MSAIDDLATELARLPGIGRKTALRLTYYLLRQSPEQSKRLANALVTLGERVRTCARCFNLTEDDVCSICRDPRRDPSLICVVEQASDIGAIERAGEFKGLYHVLGGRLAPLDGVGPADLTVDALLSRVNPADETGNAVREIILATNPSLEGEATALYVQTQLAPTGVAVSRIARGLPVGGDLEYADGVTIAQAISARRAM; this comes from the coding sequence GTGTCGGCGATCGACGATCTCGCGACGGAACTCGCGCGCCTCCCCGGAATCGGTCGCAAGACGGCGCTCCGTCTCACGTACTACCTGCTCCGACAATCGCCGGAGCAGAGCAAACGTCTGGCGAACGCGCTCGTCACGCTCGGCGAACGCGTGCGAACCTGCGCGCGCTGCTTCAACCTCACGGAAGACGACGTCTGTTCGATCTGCCGCGACCCGCGGCGTGATCCGTCGTTGATCTGCGTCGTGGAGCAGGCGTCGGACATTGGCGCGATCGAGCGGGCCGGCGAGTTCAAAGGCCTCTACCATGTCCTCGGCGGACGGCTCGCTCCGCTCGACGGCGTGGGTCCCGCGGACCTGACTGTGGACGCGTTACTGAGTCGGGTGAATCCCGCGGACGAAACCGGGAACGCCGTGCGCGAGATCATCCTCGCGACGAATCCGAGTTTGGAGGGGGAGGCGACCGCCTTGTACGTCCAAACACAGCTCGCGCCAACGGGAGTCGCGGTGTCGCGCATCGCGCGCGGGCTGCCAGTGGGAGGAGATCTGGAGTACGCCGACGGAGTGACCATCGCGCAGGCGATCAGCGCGCGGAGGGCGATGTGA
- a CDS encoding YbaB/EbfC family nucleoid-associated protein, whose amino-acid sequence MPDFMKILQQAQEVQGRFQKIQDELQQQRVSGSAGGGMVTAEVTGTGQITKIKLDASVVNPSDIEMLEDLVVVAVADAQQKAQAAAQEQMGKITGGLQLPFKLPF is encoded by the coding sequence ATGCCTGATTTCATGAAAATCCTGCAGCAAGCGCAGGAAGTGCAGGGCCGCTTTCAGAAGATCCAGGACGAGCTGCAGCAGCAGCGTGTCTCCGGTTCCGCGGGCGGCGGCATGGTGACCGCGGAAGTCACCGGGACCGGACAAATCACCAAGATCAAGCTGGACGCGAGCGTCGTGAATCCGTCGGACATCGAGATGCTCGAGGATCTCGTCGTCGTCGCGGTGGCCGACGCGCAGCAGAAGGCGCAGGCGGCCGCGCAGGAGCAGATGGGCAAAATCACGGGCGGTCTTCAGCTGCCGTTCAAGCTCCCGTTCTGA
- a CDS encoding ADP-ribosylation factor-like protein: MSMINYASREINCKIVYYGPGLGGKTTNLEHVYGQVEPDTRGKLISLATETERTLFFDFLPVDLGTIRGFKTRFHLYTVPGQVYYNASRKLILKGVDGIVFVGDSQIERMEANQEAMQNLYDNMAEYGYDLTSMPFVIQYNKRDLPNASSIRELQSALNPGWEVTDPARRRVMNDAAHPGERLVEQLGTGEWIERAPYIEAVAVNGDGVFDTLKIVSKLVLKSLA; encoded by the coding sequence ATGTCGATGATCAACTACGCGTCACGCGAGATCAACTGCAAGATCGTCTACTACGGTCCCGGGTTGGGCGGAAAGACGACGAACCTCGAGCACGTCTACGGCCAGGTCGAGCCGGACACTCGGGGCAAGCTCATCTCGCTCGCCACCGAGACCGAGCGCACGCTCTTCTTCGATTTTCTTCCCGTGGACCTGGGCACGATCCGCGGGTTCAAGACGCGGTTCCACCTCTATACGGTGCCCGGCCAGGTCTACTACAACGCGAGCCGGAAGCTGATCCTCAAGGGCGTCGACGGCATCGTCTTCGTCGGCGACTCGCAGATTGAGCGCATGGAGGCGAATCAGGAGGCCATGCAGAACCTGTACGACAACATGGCCGAGTACGGGTACGACCTGACGTCGATGCCATTCGTGATTCAGTACAACAAGCGCGATCTGCCGAACGCCTCCTCGATCCGCGAGCTCCAGTCGGCGCTCAACCCGGGCTGGGAGGTCACCGATCCGGCGCGAAGGCGCGTGATGAACGATGCCGCGCACCCGGGCGAGCGCCTGGTCGAGCAGCTGGGGACCGGCGAATGGATCGAGCGCGCCCCCTACATCGAAGCGGTGGCGGTGAACGGCGACGGGGTCTTCGACACGCTCAAGATCGTCAGCAAGCTGGTGCTGAAGTCGCTCGCCTGA
- a CDS encoding competence/damage-inducible protein A codes for MTSQELQRGTAVEIVTIGDELLLGFTVDSNAAHLARALASLGMHVVRRATVGDTATAIQRAVAEALERSGAVITTGGLGPTSDDLTKQSIAELFGRRMELDEEHFRWMEERWLKRFNRPLPAANKQQAMMPVGATKLQNNHGSAPGVWLEDERGRWVAMLPGVPREMRGMLADSLLPRLASRVATGTVVRSRTLRTTGISESLLADKIGSMDGGPLGVELAYLPSITGVDLRLTVRDAPERDAMGTIARAASRLRDRAGQWIYGEDDADLAAVVLEMCRSRGLTIGVAESCTGGLLGARLTAIPGSSDAVLGGVIAYHNDVKRETLGVSDATLAAHGAVSDEVVREMAAGARRVTGANVGLAITGIAGPSGGTPEKPVGTVWLAVDIDGDVTTQLHHLWGDRAEIRERAAQYTLDQLRVRLLANQSAPAVRGASVSVAR; via the coding sequence ATGACCTCGCAGGAACTGCAGCGCGGCACCGCGGTGGAGATCGTCACGATCGGCGACGAGCTCCTGCTCGGCTTCACCGTCGACTCGAACGCCGCGCATCTGGCGCGCGCGCTTGCGTCGCTCGGTATGCACGTCGTGCGGCGCGCGACCGTCGGCGACACCGCGACGGCGATTCAGCGCGCGGTCGCCGAAGCCCTCGAGCGCAGCGGCGCCGTCATCACGACCGGCGGGCTGGGTCCGACGTCGGACGACCTCACCAAGCAATCGATCGCCGAGCTGTTCGGCCGACGAATGGAGCTCGACGAGGAGCATTTCCGATGGATGGAAGAGCGCTGGCTCAAGCGCTTCAACCGCCCGCTTCCCGCCGCCAACAAGCAGCAGGCGATGATGCCCGTCGGGGCGACGAAGCTGCAGAACAACCACGGCTCCGCGCCGGGCGTCTGGCTCGAGGACGAAAGAGGCCGCTGGGTCGCGATGCTTCCGGGCGTTCCGCGCGAGATGCGCGGCATGCTCGCCGACTCGCTCCTTCCGCGGCTCGCATCGCGCGTCGCGACGGGGACGGTGGTCCGCTCGCGCACGTTGCGAACGACGGGAATCTCCGAGTCACTCCTCGCCGACAAGATCGGCTCGATGGACGGCGGTCCGCTCGGCGTTGAGTTGGCGTATTTGCCGTCGATCACCGGCGTCGACCTCCGGCTCACCGTGCGCGACGCGCCGGAGCGCGACGCCATGGGCACCATCGCGCGCGCGGCATCGCGTCTGCGCGATCGCGCGGGCCAGTGGATCTACGGGGAGGACGACGCCGACTTGGCGGCCGTCGTGCTCGAGATGTGCCGGTCGCGCGGGCTGACGATCGGCGTCGCCGAAAGCTGCACGGGCGGCCTACTCGGCGCTCGACTCACCGCGATTCCCGGCTCGAGCGACGCAGTGTTGGGCGGCGTCATCGCGTACCACAACGACGTGAAGCGCGAGACGCTCGGTGTGAGCGACGCAACGCTCGCCGCGCATGGCGCGGTCAGTGACGAAGTCGTTCGAGAAATGGCCGCCGGCGCGCGTCGCGTCACCGGCGCGAACGTCGGCCTGGCGATCACCGGAATCGCCGGGCCCTCCGGGGGCACTCCGGAGAAACCCGTGGGCACGGTGTGGCTGGCCGTCGACATCGACGGAGATGTGACGACGCAGCTTCACCATCTGTGGGGAGACCGCGCGGAGATTCGCGAGCGCGCTGCTCAGTACACGCTGGATCAGTTGCGTGTGCGTTTGCTCGCGAATCAATCAGCGCCGGCGGTGCGGGGTGCCAGTGTAAGCGTCGCGCGATAG
- a CDS encoding MmcQ/YjbR family DNA-binding protein, whose product MTKRRSKPKPAAKDPLSRLRSICLGLPQSTEVEAWGAPTFRVGKLFAMYASPSSHHSGGRPAVWIYSVSVEQDLVIRSRPDKYFKPAYVGAYGWVGAWLDQNPPWEEIEELLRDAWRRRAPKKVIPLLDGVEAPPEKAQRSKRAR is encoded by the coding sequence ATGACCAAACGGCGATCCAAGCCGAAACCCGCCGCGAAGGATCCCCTGTCGCGTCTCCGCTCGATCTGTCTCGGACTCCCGCAGAGCACCGAGGTCGAAGCGTGGGGCGCCCCCACGTTCCGCGTCGGAAAGCTGTTCGCGATGTACGCCTCGCCGTCGTCGCACCACAGCGGTGGGCGCCCCGCCGTTTGGATTTACTCCGTGAGCGTCGAACAAGACCTCGTCATTCGCTCTCGCCCCGACAAGTACTTCAAGCCGGCGTACGTCGGCGCGTACGGATGGGTCGGCGCGTGGCTCGACCAGAATCCGCCGTGGGAGGAGATCGAGGAGCTTCTGCGCGACGCCTGGCGACGCCGCGCGCCGAAGAAGGTCATCCCCCTGCTCGACGGCGTCGAAGCGCCTCCGGAAAAAGCGCAGCGGTCCAAGCGCGCGCGCTGA